The following are encoded in a window of Amblyraja radiata isolate CabotCenter1 chromosome 7, sAmbRad1.1.pri, whole genome shotgun sequence genomic DNA:
- the cxcr4 gene encoding C-X-C chemokine receptor type 4: protein MNETTTSDGLTDFMSDNYSDTYNYTYEEGAVCDTDSGFQSIFLPCVYSLVFVLGIVGNGLVVVIMGYQRRHRTMTDKYRLHLSVADLLFVFTLPFWSIDASHNWYFGIVLCKFVNVIYTVNLYSSVLILAFISLDRYYAVVHATNSTGPRKMLVNRLVYVGVWLPAILLSVPEMVFAKTEYLNGRMICERIYPTENYQSWFIAFRFQEIVVGFVLPGLVILICYCIIISKLSHSTGFQKRKALKITVILIVTFFICWLPYCFVISLHTVMLMKGSDYSCEMENIVFASITITEAFAFFHCCLNPILYAFVGVNFKSYTRRVFSHSNHTRCSSLKTLQGKDRRGTHPSVSTESESSSLQSSC from the exons ATGAACGAGACTACAACCTCAGACGGACTG ACGGATTTCATGTCTGACAATTACAGCGACACGTATAACTACACGTATGAAGAAGGTGCCGTGTGTGACACAGACAGTGGTTTCCAAAGTATCTTCTTGCCGTGTGTGTACTCTCTCGTGTTCGTCCTGGGCATCGTGGGGAATGGCCTGGTTGTGGTCATCATGGGCTACCAGCGGAGACACCGCACCATGACCGACAAGTACAGGCTGCACTTGTCCGTGGCTGACCTGCTCTTCGTCTTCACCCTGCCCTTCTGGTCCATCGATGCCAGCCACAACTGGTACTTTGGAATCGTGCTGTGTAAGTTCGTCAACGTCATTTACACCGTGAACCTATACAGCAGTGTTTTAATTCTGGCTTTCATAAGTCTTGATCGCTACTATGCGGTTGTGCATGCAACCAACAGCACCGGACCGCGGAAGATGTTGGTTAATCGCTTAGTCTATGTGGGCGTCTGGTTACCAGCGATTCTTCTCTCAGTGCCTGAAATGGTCTTCGCGAAAACCGAATATCTCAATGGCAGGATGATTTGCGAACGCATTTACCCAACGGAAAATTACCAGTCTTGGTTTATCGCTTTCCGCTTCCAAGAGATAGTAGTGGGGTTCGTCCTACCTGGTCTGGTTATCCTGATATGCTACTGCATCATCATCTCTAAACTCTCCCATTCCACGGGCTTCCAGAAGCGCAAAGCCTTGAAGATCACCGTTATCCTGATCGTGACTTTCTTTATCTGCTGGCTCCCCTATTGCTTCGTGATCTCACTCCACACCGTGATGCTCATGAAGGGCAGCGACTATTCGTGCGAGATGGAGAACATCGTCTTTGCATCGATAACCATCACCGAGGCATTCGCCTTTTTTCACTGTTGTCTGAACCCCATTTTATATGCCTTTGTCGGGGTAAATTTCAAAAGTTACACCCGAAGAGTCTTCAGCCACTCCAATCACACCAGATGCTCCTCACTGAAAACACTGCAAGGGAAAGACAGAAGGGGGACCCACCCATCAGTTTCCACCGAGTCAGAGTCATCCAGTCTTCAGTCCAGTTGCTAA